In Corynebacterium afermentans subsp. afermentans, a genomic segment contains:
- the pgm gene encoding phosphoglucomutase (alpha-D-glucose-1,6-bisphosphate-dependent), with translation MAHQRAGQPAREDDLIDIAEVITAYYTRDIDPDNPDQQVAFGTSGHRGSSLDNAFNEAHILATTQAIVDYRRGEGIDGPVYIGRDTHALSEPAMVSAIEVLIANGVPVLVDAKGRYTPTPAVSHAILTHTSGKADGIVVTPSHNPPRDGGFKYNPPTGGPAPAEATDWIAKRANEYIAAGLDGVKRTPVTGVLDERAGKFDYLDHYVSDLGNVVDMDAIKASGLHIGADPMGGASVDYWGAIGERYGLNLEVVNPHVDATWRFMTLDTDGKIRMDCSSPNSMASLVHNRDKFDLATGNDADADRHGIVTPDAGLMNPNHYLAVAIEYLFSHRDGWADGTAVGKTLVSSSMIDRVVASLGRELVEVPVGFKWFVPGLIDGTIGFGGEESAGASFLRKDGTVWSTDKDGLIMDLLAAEIAAVTGKTPSARYAELETEYGASAYARIDAPAGREEKAKLKALSADQVAADALAGEAIVAKLTEAPGNGAAIGGLKVTTENAWFAARPSGTEDKYKIYAESFKGDAHLKQVQEEAQALVSEVLDN, from the coding sequence ATGGCACACCAACGCGCCGGACAGCCCGCCCGCGAGGACGACCTCATCGACATCGCCGAGGTGATCACCGCCTACTACACCCGCGACATCGACCCGGACAACCCGGACCAGCAGGTCGCCTTCGGCACCTCCGGCCACCGCGGCTCGTCCCTGGACAACGCGTTCAACGAGGCGCACATCCTGGCCACCACGCAGGCGATCGTGGACTACCGCCGCGGCGAGGGCATCGACGGGCCGGTCTACATCGGCCGCGACACCCACGCCCTGTCCGAGCCGGCGATGGTCTCCGCGATCGAGGTGCTCATCGCCAATGGGGTGCCGGTGCTTGTCGACGCTAAAGGGCGCTACACTCCCACCCCGGCCGTCTCCCACGCCATCCTGACCCACACCAGCGGCAAGGCCGACGGCATTGTGGTGACCCCGTCCCACAACCCGCCGCGCGACGGCGGTTTCAAATACAACCCGCCCACCGGCGGCCCGGCGCCGGCGGAGGCGACGGATTGGATTGCCAAGCGCGCCAACGAGTACATCGCCGCAGGCCTCGACGGTGTGAAGCGCACCCCTGTCACTGGCGTGCTGGACGAGCGCGCCGGGAAGTTCGACTACCTCGACCACTACGTTTCCGACCTGGGCAACGTGGTGGACATGGACGCGATCAAGGCGTCCGGCCTGCACATCGGCGCTGACCCGATGGGCGGTGCGTCCGTGGACTACTGGGGTGCGATCGGCGAGCGTTACGGGCTGAACCTCGAGGTGGTCAACCCGCACGTGGACGCCACCTGGCGGTTTATGACGCTGGACACCGACGGCAAGATCCGCATGGACTGCTCCAGCCCGAACTCCATGGCCTCGCTGGTGCACAACCGAGACAAGTTCGATCTGGCCACCGGCAACGACGCCGACGCGGACCGCCACGGCATTGTCACCCCGGACGCCGGTTTGATGAACCCGAACCACTACCTGGCCGTGGCCATCGAGTACCTATTCAGCCACCGCGACGGCTGGGCGGATGGCACCGCGGTGGGCAAGACGCTGGTCTCGTCCTCCATGATCGACCGCGTGGTCGCATCGCTCGGCCGCGAGCTGGTGGAGGTGCCTGTCGGCTTCAAGTGGTTTGTGCCGGGGCTTATCGACGGCACGATCGGCTTCGGCGGGGAAGAATCTGCCGGCGCGTCGTTTTTGCGCAAGGACGGCACCGTCTGGTCCACCGACAAGGACGGGTTGATTATGGACCTGCTCGCCGCGGAGATCGCCGCCGTGACCGGTAAAACCCCGTCCGCGCGCTACGCGGAGCTCGAGACTGAGTACGGTGCCTCGGCCTACGCGCGCATCGACGCCCCGGCCGGCCGCGAAGAAAAGGCCAAGCTCAAAGCGCTGTCGGCGGACCAGGTCGCGGCGGATGCGTTGGCGGGCGAAGCTATCGTCGCAAAGCTGACTGAAGCTCCCGGCAACGGTGCCGCCATCGGCGGGCTGAAGGTGACCACTGAAAACGCGTGGTTCGCCGCGCGGCCCTCTGGCACCGAGGACAAGTACAAGATCTACGCCGAGTCCTTCAAGGGCGACGCGCATTTGAAGCAGGTGCAAGAGGAGGCACAGGCGCTCGTTTCTGAAGTTTTGGACAACTAA
- a CDS encoding CrcB family protein has product MQFDDLTTGLSVALGAGLGAVARYLVLIWVSPTTPEALALTVTSAVNLVACFAMGLFQPGPFWGVGFLGGFSTLSAVSLTAVSDSPVWAGFIIALSLTTATLAWMAGDATRGHRHA; this is encoded by the coding sequence GTGCAGTTCGATGACCTAACAACCGGCCTTTCCGTGGCGTTGGGCGCGGGGCTTGGAGCTGTCGCACGCTACCTGGTCCTCATCTGGGTTAGCCCCACCACGCCCGAAGCCCTCGCGCTGACCGTCACCTCTGCGGTGAACCTGGTCGCCTGCTTTGCCATGGGCCTGTTCCAACCCGGCCCGTTCTGGGGCGTGGGCTTCCTCGGCGGGTTTTCCACCCTGTCCGCTGTTTCCCTGACCGCGGTGTCGGATTCGCCGGTGTGGGCCGGATTCATCATCGCGCTCAGCCTCACCACCGCCACCCTGGCCTGGATGGCCGGCGACGCCACCCGGGGACACCGGCATGCCTGA
- a CDS encoding alanine/glycine:cation symporter family protein: MADNLNNILSAISTFVWGPFLLIPLLLGTGLFLTVRLRGIQFRTLGRATRHAFVDKSEEGAGDISNYQALTTALAATVGTGNIVGVATAISIGGPGALFWIWLTGIVGMASKYSEAYLGVRFRTTDKKGKQQGGPHEYLKTGVGGRFGKFLAAAFTLFTIFASFGIGNLAQGNSIAAGMNDAFGISANVAGVIIFFAVGAAVLGGIEGIGKITAAFVPLMIVIYVGGGITALALMADRVPAAITTIFTDAFTGTAATGGFVGSGIMLAIQFGVARGIFSNESGMGSAAIAAAAAKTQHPARQALVSMTQTFIDTILVVTITGLVIVTAGTWDMGRDQAAIMTATAFETALPGEWGSLIVSVALIFFAFSTILGWSYYGERAIVALFGDWASIPYRMFFTALSFVGAVASLELAWTFSDLSNGLMAIPNLIGLLILSGLVVRETREYLAWDPKLTKTPEEVADFVERQQMDWR; encoded by the coding sequence ATGGCTGACAACTTGAACAACATCCTCAGTGCTATCTCCACCTTTGTCTGGGGACCGTTCCTGCTCATCCCTCTGCTGCTGGGCACCGGCCTGTTTTTGACCGTACGCCTGCGCGGCATCCAGTTCCGCACCCTCGGCCGCGCCACCCGCCACGCCTTCGTGGACAAGTCCGAGGAAGGCGCGGGCGACATCTCCAACTACCAGGCGCTGACCACCGCCCTGGCCGCCACGGTGGGCACCGGCAACATCGTCGGCGTGGCCACCGCGATCTCCATCGGCGGGCCCGGCGCGCTGTTTTGGATCTGGCTCACCGGCATCGTCGGCATGGCCTCGAAGTACTCCGAGGCATACCTGGGCGTGCGTTTCCGCACCACCGACAAGAAAGGCAAGCAGCAGGGCGGGCCCCACGAGTACTTAAAAACCGGTGTCGGCGGCCGCTTCGGTAAATTCCTCGCTGCGGCGTTTACCCTGTTCACCATCTTCGCCTCCTTCGGCATCGGCAACCTCGCCCAGGGCAACTCCATCGCCGCGGGCATGAACGACGCCTTCGGCATCAGCGCGAACGTCGCCGGCGTGATCATCTTCTTCGCCGTCGGCGCGGCCGTGCTCGGCGGCATCGAGGGCATCGGCAAAATCACCGCGGCGTTCGTGCCGCTGATGATCGTCATCTACGTCGGCGGCGGCATCACCGCGCTGGCGCTGATGGCGGACCGGGTGCCGGCGGCCATCACCACCATCTTCACCGACGCGTTCACCGGCACCGCAGCCACCGGCGGTTTCGTCGGCTCCGGCATCATGCTGGCCATCCAGTTCGGCGTGGCCCGCGGCATCTTCTCCAACGAGTCCGGCATGGGCTCCGCCGCAATCGCCGCCGCGGCCGCGAAGACGCAGCACCCGGCGCGCCAGGCGCTGGTGTCCATGACCCAGACGTTCATCGACACCATCTTGGTTGTCACGATCACCGGCCTGGTCATCGTCACCGCCGGCACCTGGGACATGGGCCGCGACCAGGCCGCGATCATGACCGCCACCGCCTTCGAGACGGCCCTGCCCGGCGAGTGGGGCAGCCTGATCGTCTCCGTCGCCCTGATCTTCTTCGCGTTTTCCACCATCCTGGGCTGGTCCTACTACGGCGAGCGCGCCATCGTGGCACTGTTCGGCGACTGGGCGTCCATCCCCTACCGCATGTTCTTCACTGCCCTGTCGTTTGTCGGCGCGGTGGCGTCGCTGGAGCTGGCGTGGACGTTCTCCGACCTGTCCAATGGGCTGATGGCCATCCCGAACCTCATCGGTCTGCTCATCCTGTCGGGCTTGGTGGTGCGCGAGACCCGCGAGTACCTCGCCTGGGACCCGAAGCTGACTAAGACGCCGGAAGAGGTCGCCGACTTCGTGGAACGCCAGCAGATGGACTGGCGATAG
- a CDS encoding ABC transporter ATP-binding protein encodes MADSDEILETETPHTGAPGTGTPEPAVSGAAARAVSLVKTYGKGDTEVRALDGVDIEFGRNEFTAIMGPSGSGKSTLMHVMAGLDSATTGSAYIGETDLSELNDKELTTLRRDRLGFIFQSFNLVPTLTAAENITLPTSIAGGKVDQAWFDEVTARLGLAKRLDHRPAELSGGQQQRVACARALVSRPELIFGDEPTGNLDSNASREVLEILRTAVDKDGQTVVIVTHDARAASYADRVVFLRDGNIVDEMRDPDMDSILRVMAGMED; translated from the coding sequence ATGGCTGATTCGGACGAGATCCTTGAGACAGAAACACCCCACACAGGTGCACCCGGCACAGGAACGCCAGAACCCGCAGTGAGCGGGGCTGCGGCACGAGCGGTGTCGCTGGTCAAGACGTATGGCAAGGGCGATACCGAAGTCAGAGCGCTCGACGGCGTCGATATCGAGTTCGGCCGTAACGAGTTCACTGCGATTATGGGACCGTCCGGTTCGGGGAAGTCGACGCTCATGCACGTGATGGCGGGGCTTGACTCCGCCACCACGGGGTCGGCGTACATCGGGGAGACAGATCTGTCGGAGCTGAATGACAAGGAGCTCACGACACTGAGGCGCGACCGCCTCGGATTCATCTTCCAGTCCTTCAACCTGGTTCCCACTCTCACCGCCGCTGAGAACATCACGCTGCCCACGAGCATTGCGGGCGGCAAGGTTGACCAGGCGTGGTTCGATGAGGTTACTGCGCGCCTCGGCCTAGCCAAGCGCCTGGATCACCGCCCGGCGGAGCTGTCGGGAGGCCAGCAGCAGCGCGTCGCCTGCGCCCGCGCGTTGGTGAGCCGCCCTGAGTTGATTTTCGGCGACGAACCGACGGGGAACCTGGATTCCAACGCGTCGCGCGAGGTCCTGGAGATTCTCCGCACGGCGGTGGATAAGGACGGGCAGACGGTGGTCATTGTCACGCATGATGCCCGTGCTGCGTCCTATGCCGACCGGGTGGTGTTTTTGCGTGACGGCAACATCGTCGACGAGATGCGCGACCCGGACATGGATTCCATCCTCCGCGTCATGGCTGGCATGGAGGACTAG
- the ramA gene encoding acetate metabolism transcriptional regulator RamA, whose protein sequence is MDAQRIKDDDDAIRAALTALKTATGIPVAMYGTLLSDNRIQITQWIGLRTPALQNLSIAEGAGVGGRVVSTRRAVGIADYTRASVISHEYDQQIQDEGLHSVVAVPVIVQREIRGVLYVGVHSPVRLGDKVIEEVAMTARTLEQELAVNAALRSSDGGDRAGAKSGRAMNGAEWEQVRATHSKLRMLTNRVEDEKLRKELEQLCEQLVSPVAVKQTTKLSARELDVLACVALGHTNVEAAAEMGIGAETVKSYLRSVMRKLGAHTRYEAVNAARRIGALP, encoded by the coding sequence ATGGATGCGCAGCGCATCAAGGACGACGATGACGCGATTCGCGCGGCGCTGACCGCGCTGAAGACCGCAACCGGCATTCCAGTGGCGATGTACGGCACTCTCTTGTCGGACAACCGGATCCAGATCACCCAATGGATCGGCCTGCGCACTCCGGCACTGCAGAACCTCAGCATCGCTGAGGGCGCTGGCGTTGGCGGCCGTGTCGTGTCTACCCGCCGCGCCGTGGGTATCGCCGACTACACGCGCGCTTCTGTGATCTCCCACGAGTACGACCAGCAGATTCAGGACGAGGGCCTGCACTCCGTCGTGGCCGTGCCGGTGATCGTGCAGCGCGAGATCCGGGGCGTTTTGTACGTCGGCGTGCATTCGCCCGTGCGTCTGGGCGACAAAGTTATCGAAGAGGTCGCTATGACCGCCCGCACCCTCGAGCAGGAGCTTGCGGTCAATGCGGCGCTGCGCTCCTCCGACGGCGGGGACCGGGCTGGCGCGAAGTCCGGGCGTGCGATGAACGGCGCGGAGTGGGAGCAGGTGCGCGCGACCCACTCGAAGCTGCGCATGCTGACGAACCGGGTGGAGGACGAGAAGCTGCGCAAGGAGCTGGAGCAGCTCTGCGAGCAGCTGGTGTCTCCGGTCGCCGTGAAGCAGACCACCAAGTTGTCGGCGCGCGAGCTGGACGTGCTTGCCTGCGTGGCCCTTGGGCACACCAACGTTGAGGCTGCCGCGGAGATGGGCATCGGTGCTGAGACCGTGAAGTCCTACCTCCGCAGCGTGATGCGCAAACTCGGTGCTCACACCAGGTATGAGGCGGTCAATGCCGCCCGTCGCATCGGCGCGCTGCCTTAA
- a CDS encoding CrcB family protein, whose product MDTFRTALLIGLGAGLGAVVRHLVVLYGAAPGTTAALALTFAVNIAGCFAMGAWKPGPVWGTGFLGGFTTFSAISVAAMQSEAIIALVIIALSFATSIVSYLLGHTLRERRHG is encoded by the coding sequence GTGGACACATTCCGGACAGCATTGCTGATTGGCCTCGGGGCGGGCCTTGGGGCCGTCGTCAGGCACCTTGTTGTGCTCTATGGCGCCGCACCCGGCACCACCGCGGCGCTCGCACTGACCTTCGCCGTCAACATCGCAGGCTGCTTCGCCATGGGCGCGTGGAAACCGGGCCCAGTGTGGGGCACCGGGTTTTTGGGCGGCTTCACCACCTTCTCCGCGATTTCGGTGGCGGCGATGCAGTCGGAGGCGATCATCGCGCTGGTCATCATTGCACTTAGCTTTGCGACGTCTATAGTTTCCTACCTTCTCGGCCACACCCTCCGGGAGCGCCGCCATGGCTAG
- a CDS encoding FluC/FEX family fluoride channel, with product MPDLLPLLIGVVAVFIGGMLGGFARWVLMRQIHSTLASTFAANVSAAAVIGFAVAAPGVLRVGIGVGFAGALSTLSMLARQLGEMAKAGEFVLAAKYGVGTALAAIAASAVGVYGFG from the coding sequence ATGCCTGACCTGTTGCCTCTACTCATCGGAGTTGTGGCCGTGTTCATCGGCGGAATGCTAGGCGGGTTTGCCCGCTGGGTACTCATGCGCCAGATCCACAGCACGCTTGCGTCCACTTTCGCGGCGAACGTCTCGGCGGCCGCAGTCATCGGCTTCGCGGTGGCAGCGCCGGGCGTGTTGCGCGTCGGCATCGGTGTGGGTTTCGCAGGTGCCCTGTCCACCCTGTCCATGCTCGCGCGGCAGCTCGGGGAGATGGCAAAGGCCGGCGAGTTCGTCCTGGCCGCGAAGTACGGCGTGGGCACCGCCCTGGCCGCCATCGCCGCCTCCGCGGTCGGCGTGTACGGCTTCGGGTGA
- a CDS encoding FluC/FEX family fluoride channel, giving the protein MASWLGLALTLAVVFAGGVLGGMSRFALTKLIGNAHAATFAANTVACAVAGFAATAPIAWQIALGAGFAGALSTWSTLARELGDLIAAGRHREALRYALCTAVLGIVAVWFGMRWGLRAFAG; this is encoded by the coding sequence ATGGCTAGCTGGCTCGGATTGGCACTCACCCTCGCCGTGGTGTTCGCCGGCGGCGTGCTCGGCGGCATGTCCCGGTTCGCCTTAACGAAGCTGATCGGCAACGCCCACGCCGCCACCTTCGCCGCCAACACCGTGGCCTGCGCCGTAGCCGGTTTCGCCGCCACCGCCCCAATCGCGTGGCAGATCGCGCTCGGCGCAGGCTTCGCCGGCGCGCTTTCCACCTGGTCCACGCTGGCGCGTGAGCTCGGCGACCTGATCGCCGCCGGGCGCCACCGTGAAGCACTTCGCTACGCGCTGTGCACGGCGGTGCTGGGCATCGTCGCCGTCTGGTTCGGCATGCGCTGGGGCCTTCGCGCCTTCGCCGGATAG
- a CDS encoding ABC transporter permease, which produces MADTLTKVSLRNVAAHKLRLALTVLAVVLGTAFLSGALMFTNMLSATFDSAVDTALEDVDAVVRPTEGSIDRDTFDAIRGTEGVDRVNVFVDVPVVVARQDEVAIQTQLGTSRLMPFYGEGEAVGRAPLLIDGSAPTAAGDIAVNANGAQKYGIEMGEKLIVVDKDGRNEFTVTGLYEDPLAQETSLVLRVGEQAYLDVYRDGASVPAVTVDGGQGVVDRLKSEFPELEVRAGADVAEEISQQIRDGLSFVSYFLVAFGLVGLLVGTFLIANTCSMIVAQRTREFALLRALGAARGQITRSVAFESALVGVIGSALGVAGGVGLVALIRVAMARYGMPLPDAGTGLSVRAVVVPIVVGTLVTVLSALAPARKAGQVKPVEAMRSSEAATPQPLRWRTVAGLVLVATGVAAAVYAMGWDDGPTGRRAALVGAAALAAITGLFLSGPALSLPVVPPLGRVIGAPFGAVGTLASTNTRRNPHRTATTAFALMLGIALVTVIGMLGASMKRSVDDVATSEVSADFVLSGPQNGVFPLPEDLPERLQSVEGAGETAAYTQAPISVDGQFGYQLGGFGVTDVLRGDPADLITLDMVAGSSSLDGNTIIAPEPLAQEHGWRVGDTLTVAGPSGESVQATLGGLFAPSNILQSFVVSDEAAAATGARGTGRILMIGVNNDGTVDEDQLRANLEELVRHDIVVQVRSTQDMAGEVSAMIDQMLFILYALLSLAVVIAVLGIVNTLTLSVIERRQEIGMLRAVGTQRRQIRTMITLESVQMTVYGAILGVLLGLGLGWAFLTVLEAKGLTTIVVPWPLIGTVLGGSFVVGLLAAVWPAGRAAKTPPLDAIAE; this is translated from the coding sequence ATGGCCGACACGCTGACGAAGGTCTCGCTGCGCAACGTCGCAGCGCACAAGCTGCGACTCGCGCTGACGGTGCTGGCAGTTGTGCTGGGCACGGCGTTCCTGTCGGGTGCGCTGATGTTCACGAACATGCTGTCCGCCACGTTCGATTCTGCGGTGGACACGGCGCTCGAGGACGTGGATGCGGTGGTGCGCCCGACCGAGGGCAGCATCGATAGGGACACGTTCGACGCCATCAGGGGCACCGAGGGCGTCGATCGGGTGAATGTGTTCGTGGATGTTCCTGTGGTCGTCGCTAGGCAAGATGAAGTTGCGATTCAGACGCAACTCGGAACCTCGCGCCTCATGCCTTTCTACGGCGAAGGTGAGGCAGTGGGAAGGGCGCCTTTGCTTATCGACGGCTCCGCTCCCACCGCCGCCGGCGACATCGCCGTCAACGCGAACGGCGCGCAGAAGTACGGCATCGAGATGGGCGAGAAGCTCATCGTGGTAGACAAGGACGGGCGCAACGAGTTCACCGTCACGGGGTTGTATGAGGACCCGCTGGCGCAGGAAACGTCGCTGGTGCTGCGGGTGGGGGAGCAGGCATACCTTGACGTGTACCGGGATGGCGCGTCGGTGCCGGCGGTGACGGTGGATGGGGGACAGGGGGTCGTCGATAGGTTGAAAAGCGAGTTTCCTGAGTTGGAGGTGCGCGCGGGCGCGGATGTGGCCGAAGAAATCTCCCAGCAGATTCGGGATGGCCTGAGCTTTGTCAGCTACTTTTTGGTCGCGTTCGGCCTGGTGGGCTTGTTGGTGGGGACGTTCCTCATTGCGAACACCTGCTCCATGATCGTGGCGCAGCGTACCCGCGAGTTCGCGCTGCTGCGCGCGCTGGGGGCCGCGCGCGGGCAGATCACCCGCTCGGTGGCGTTCGAGTCCGCCCTGGTGGGTGTGATTGGCTCTGCGCTCGGCGTCGCCGGTGGCGTGGGGCTGGTGGCGCTGATCCGGGTGGCGATGGCGCGCTACGGCATGCCGCTACCGGATGCGGGTACGGGCCTGTCCGTGCGCGCGGTGGTAGTGCCGATTGTGGTGGGCACGCTGGTGACGGTGCTCTCAGCCCTGGCGCCGGCGCGCAAGGCGGGGCAGGTCAAGCCGGTGGAGGCGATGCGTTCCAGCGAGGCCGCCACGCCGCAGCCGCTGCGTTGGCGCACTGTCGCGGGTCTTGTCCTGGTGGCCACGGGCGTGGCCGCCGCGGTGTACGCGATGGGCTGGGACGACGGACCGACCGGGCGCCGAGCGGCCCTGGTGGGGGCGGCGGCGCTGGCTGCGATTACCGGCCTGTTCTTGTCCGGCCCGGCGCTGAGCTTGCCGGTGGTGCCGCCGCTGGGCAGGGTCATCGGCGCGCCGTTCGGCGCGGTGGGCACACTCGCCTCCACAAACACGCGCCGCAACCCGCACCGCACCGCCACCACGGCGTTTGCACTGATGCTGGGCATTGCGCTTGTGACGGTGATTGGCATGCTGGGCGCGTCGATGAAGCGCTCGGTGGATGACGTCGCCACCAGCGAGGTGTCCGCGGACTTCGTGCTCTCCGGACCGCAGAACGGGGTGTTCCCGCTGCCGGAGGACCTGCCGGAGCGCCTGCAATCGGTCGAGGGCGCTGGCGAGACAGCCGCCTACACCCAGGCGCCGATCTCGGTGGACGGGCAGTTCGGCTACCAGCTCGGCGGTTTCGGCGTCACCGACGTGCTGCGCGGCGACCCGGCGGACCTGATCACCCTGGACATGGTTGCGGGGAGCTCCAGCCTGGACGGCAACACCATCATCGCGCCCGAGCCGCTGGCGCAGGAGCACGGCTGGCGCGTCGGCGACACGTTGACTGTCGCCGGGCCCAGCGGGGAGTCGGTTCAGGCAACCCTGGGCGGGCTGTTTGCGCCGTCAAATATCTTGCAGTCGTTTGTGGTTTCCGACGAGGCGGCCGCCGCCACGGGCGCGCGCGGCACGGGCCGGATCCTCATGATCGGTGTGAACAACGACGGCACGGTGGACGAGGACCAGCTGCGCGCCAACCTCGAGGAGCTGGTGCGCCACGACATTGTGGTGCAGGTGCGCTCCACGCAGGATATGGCCGGCGAGGTCTCCGCCATGATCGACCAGATGCTGTTCATCCTCTATGCGCTGCTGTCCCTGGCGGTGGTGATTGCGGTGCTGGGCATTGTGAACACGCTGACGCTGTCGGTGATAGAGCGCCGCCAGGAGATCGGCATGTTGCGCGCGGTGGGCACGCAGCGCCGCCAGATCCGGACGATGATCACGCTCGAGTCGGTGCAGATGACGGTCTATGGCGCGATCCTCGGCGTGCTGTTGGGGCTCGGTTTGGGGTGGGCGTTCCTTACTGTCCTTGAGGCGAAAGGCTTAACGACGATCGTGGTCCCGTGGCCGCTCATCGGCACCGTGCTTGGCGGCTCGTTTGTCGTCGGTTTGTTGGCCGCGGTGTGGCCGGCCGGCAGGGCCGCGAAGACGCCGCCGCTGGACGCGATCGCGGAGTAG
- the murA gene encoding UDP-N-acetylglucosamine 1-carboxyvinyltransferase has translation MKERFLVSGGARLAGEVRVDGAKNSVLKLMAAALLAEGTTTLRNCPQILDVPLMRDVLVGLGCEVDIEGDVVRIHTPAEVSPHADFDAVRQFRASVAVLGPLVARCTEAYVALPGGDAIGSRPLDMHQSGLEKLGATTHIEHGAVVARAERLTGASIKLDFPSVGATENIITAAVLADGRTVLDNAAREPEIVDLCTLLNSMGARIDGAGTSTITVDGVDSLSPTEHTVVGDRIVAGTWAYAAAMTQGDITVTGAAPGHLHLALSKLKLAGADVETYDNGFRVRMDHRPRAVDYQTLPYPGFPTDLQPMAIALSAIADGVSVITENVFEARFRFVDEMLRLGADAHVDGHHVMLRGVNNLSSTDVWSSDIRAGAGLVLAGLVADGVTTVHEVHHIDRGYPAFVEQLNALGAHVERA, from the coding sequence GTGAAAGAACGGTTTTTGGTTTCAGGTGGCGCCCGGCTTGCGGGCGAAGTTCGCGTCGACGGCGCCAAGAACAGCGTGCTCAAGCTGATGGCCGCAGCCCTTCTGGCCGAAGGCACCACCACGCTGCGTAACTGCCCGCAGATCCTTGATGTTCCGCTGATGCGCGACGTCCTGGTCGGGCTGGGCTGCGAGGTGGACATCGAAGGCGACGTGGTGCGCATTCACACCCCGGCCGAGGTTTCCCCGCACGCCGACTTTGATGCGGTGCGCCAGTTCCGCGCCTCCGTGGCGGTGCTAGGACCGTTGGTGGCCCGCTGCACCGAGGCGTATGTGGCGCTTCCCGGCGGCGACGCGATCGGGTCCCGACCGCTGGATATGCACCAGTCCGGCCTGGAGAAACTGGGCGCGACCACGCATATCGAGCACGGAGCAGTGGTGGCGCGTGCCGAGAGACTCACCGGCGCCTCCATCAAACTGGACTTCCCGTCCGTGGGAGCGACGGAGAACATCATCACCGCAGCCGTGCTCGCGGATGGCCGCACAGTGCTGGACAACGCGGCGCGCGAACCGGAGATTGTGGACCTGTGCACCTTGCTGAACTCCATGGGCGCGCGTATCGACGGTGCCGGCACGTCCACCATCACTGTCGATGGCGTCGATTCGCTCTCGCCGACGGAGCACACGGTGGTCGGCGACCGCATCGTCGCCGGCACGTGGGCGTACGCGGCCGCGATGACGCAGGGCGACATCACCGTCACCGGTGCGGCACCCGGGCACCTGCACTTGGCCCTTTCGAAGCTGAAGCTCGCGGGCGCCGACGTGGAGACGTATGACAACGGATTCCGCGTGCGCATGGACCACCGCCCGCGCGCCGTGGACTATCAGACCTTGCCATACCCGGGATTTCCCACCGACCTGCAGCCCATGGCGATTGCGCTGTCCGCGATTGCCGACGGCGTATCCGTGATCACCGAGAACGTCTTCGAGGCGCGCTTCCGGTTCGTGGACGAAATGCTGCGCCTGGGGGCTGACGCGCATGTGGACGGCCACCACGTCATGTTGCGTGGGGTGAACAACCTGTCTTCGACCGACGTCTGGTCTTCCGACATCCGTGCAGGCGCCGGCCTCGTGCTCGCCGGTCTGGTTGCAGACGGGGTGACCACCGTGCACGAGGTGCACCACATCGACCGCGGCTACCCGGCTTTCGTCGAGCAGTTAAACGCGCTTGGTGCACATGTTGAACGCGCTTAA